Genomic segment of Colletotrichum destructivum chromosome 5, complete sequence:
GAACAGCTGCTTCACACTGCCCGGAACGCTGCACCGTACGGTATCTTAACCTGTGATACCAATAGGGAGACTCGCTGGGAAAGAAAGCGTATGCTTCATGGGGCAAGAGTACCTACACGCGTGGGCAGTTGTTTGTGGTTGTTGTGTTTGCACAAGGTTTGTGACAGTTTCAAGTTGAGAAGGCTTGGCAACTGACGATGTACCAAAAGAGGAAATATCGTAAAACTGCAATCTAAATCACAAACCGCCTATCAGCATCTATGGATGTTAAATTCAGATTTAATTCAAACCGTTCGCAATACGCTGCTCACTTGTAGGCCACCATTCTTGGCAAACCCTTTTATTCCTACTCACACTCTATTTTTGTCGTGATGGGTGACAGGATAACAAACTAGATATTCAGTCACGAGCTCCCAAACTAGATGACCGTCCCCGTCGTTAACGACTCCAAAAGGGAGGGCTACCGCAACTttccccgccgccctccttaCAACTCCACAAACACGtactcgtcctcgtccgccagcCCGACCTCCACGGCGAccccgacggcctcgccgaaATCGCCAAACAGCCAGTTCCTCACCATCTGCAGCCCGACCTCGGGCTGGTCCAGCGGCACCATGTGCCCGGACGCCTCGACCGTCACGAACGCGaacctcgtccgccggccgccggccccCGCCCTCACGGCGGGCTTCGCCACCTGCTTCCACCGCCCGGCCCGCACCCTCTCGCCGTCCCGGACCGCGAACCACGGCTCCATGCCGCTCGTGCTGAACTCCACCTGCCCGGCCCACGACAGCTTGTCCGTCCACCGCGCGTTGCCCGCCGAGTTGCACGCGAGGTCCAGGTCGCCGTTGTACAcgagcacgtcgaccccggACTCGAGGAGGTACCGCACCTGCGCCTCGGTGCTGAGGAACATGTCGCCCGCCAGCTCGAACGCGCGGTTGACGTCCTCCGAGATGAGGGTGAAGTtcttcctcccgccgccgccaccgccgccgttcgcCTCGTCGGGCACCTCGAGCGCCGCCCGCACGCGGTCCGAGTTGATGTACGTCTCGATGGCCGAGCCCGCGCCGTAGCAGATGTTCTCCACCTCGCACGGCCGCGTGATGTCGAACGGGTTGCGCCCGCCCTTCTTGACATCCTGGTAGTACAGCCAGTCGATCCGGTCGAAGCAGAAGTCGCCCGCGGCGCGGCAGATGATGGGGTCCGGGTACTTGTAGCACGCCTCCTCCAGGTACATGCACCgcggcagggcggcggcaatggAGGCGCAGCTGGTCACGTTGAAGACGGGCTCGGGCACGCCCGGCTTGGTCGTGCAGAGCGTCTCGTAGAAGCCCCAGGTCGTGTCGGCGGGCGAGACATAGCCGTTGCCGATCATGACGGAGGCCAGCGGGACCTTGaaggccggggccggggacCCGGTGTTGTAGCGGAtgatctcggcgccgagggcggggaTGTAGTGGCCGCCGTAGCTCTCGCCGACAATGTGGAAGGGCAGGGCGTCAAGGTGCAGGAAGGCCTTGTAGAAGATGCGCAGGAAGATGTTcatgtcctcggcggccgtaTAGGACGTCGCGGGTGGGGTGACGTCCTTGTCGGAGTAGCTGAGGCCCGTGCCGGCGGGCTGGTCGACGAAGATCATGGACGAGTTGCTGTTCCAGGCGTGGGGGTTGTGGACGGTGCCCGTGCCGTTTTCGTTGATCAGACAGGGGCCCAGTTCCAGCATGAGACCTGGAATTTGTGGTTAGATTGATCCCGTTGGACTCATCCTGAGGTGATGATGACAGTGATTCTCACGTACCAacgaggccgctgccgcctgGACCGCCCGTCATCCAGAGACTGAGGGGGTCCTTCTGCGGATCGTTCAGACTCTCAAAGTACCCTGTCCAAGGTTGTTCAGTAACGGGTTCACGGGACCACTGCACGCGGCAAGTCACTCACAAAAGAAGAGGTGCTTCCCGCCGGTGTCCAACCAGCCGGTCCACTGCCTCGAACCCGCATCGCAGAGCTCGTCGCTCTGCTCCTTGATGCGGATCGCGTGGTGCGGGTGCTCCGGCACCGAGAAGGTCGCGAACTCGGGCGACTCGACGTCCTTTTGCGTCGCGACCGCGGACGCGATCCGCGTGAAGAGAGCGAGTCCGGAGACCGCGAGGGAGGCGAGCCGGACCATGTCTGATTTCCGGCCGCCGGTTTCAATTGAGATGGATggtcgacgagaaggagtTCAAGAGAGGGCTGGTTTGATGGAGCGATCGATGAAGATGATAAGATGAGAATGAGCTCCCTGGCCGATGATTTTGTGAAACGAGCCTTATGTTGAAGCGTGAAGGATCAAGGTGAAGGATCAAGGTTGGGCGGGGGGCCACGGCGTCCCGATTGGGAAGGCCGGATTCCGCAGTGGGGCCCGTCGCCTCCACACACCCCCGCTCGGCGCTGTAACACCGAGCTTAAAGCTGTCATtagcatcatcatcctcgtgCTCCGACTGATATTGTAATTGTTAATTATTCAGTGTGTAACCATATTCTTAGTGGTTGCGTGAGACCTGAAGTGCATAATTGAATTTTAGAATAAGTTTTCTCAAATCCAGAGAAATGGAAAATGGCAAGCTATACATACATACGCTTAAGCCTAGTCAACTTAGACACACACCACTCTGATACCGTTCAGCTTCGGACATCTAAGCTCACAATTATCTTCGTTACTCCGTGGTATTTCTCATTTTCTATTGCTTCCACAGTTGCTAGGTTCAACTCCCCCTGGATATCATTGCATATAAACAGCAGACATGAAAAACGATGGTATAGCGTCACCACAACTCCGGTGAAAAGTCCCCCTCCATTCTTCCCCCTTCAAACAAACTCTCTCACTTCTCATCATTTACAACGGGACAGTCTCCCCGCCCACGTCCTTTTTCTCGGGCGCAACGCCGCCAGGGctcgtcttctccttggcctcctcctcctcctccccgtgCGTCACGGTGTGGTGGCGCGTCGGCCTCTTGCCCGATATCATCGACTTGACAGTGTGCACGAGCGTTGCGCGGCCCTCGAAGATGGGGAACAGcccgacggcgaagaaggagcAGAAGATCCAGAGGATGCcgaccaccacccaccccgTGAAGAAGGGCTTGCTAAAGATGTATCCGGAGCCGTACATGGGCATCGGCCAGAGGATGAGCATCGCGATGGTCCTGGTTCGCTGTTagccttttcttcctcccttttttttctcttttctccccccccccccgtgCTTCTCTTTTCCCGCCCGGAGAGACACTCCCCCGTTACGAGGGCACACTTACAAAAACGCCGTCATGGAGACGGAAATCTTGAACGCACGGGACAGCATCGTCTGCTCGCGTTCGAACGCTGCCTGCGTCTCCTGGTGTCCCGGGATCTCCTCGAGGTCCAGCCCGGCCGCGCTGGCCAGCTCGTGGTCGTCGCCCCTGCGgatcgccatcatcgacttCCAATCGTACTTGTCTATACCAAACGCCAGCGTGAAGACCGGGATCAGCACGATGGGCGACAGGAGGGCGATGACGTTGCCGGCCAACATTGGGTTGTTAGAACCCGTACAGGCGATGTCCAAGACGCCGCACGTCTTCTTTGCCGTGACGAGCCagccgatgatggcgaaggcAGTGCCGAAGATGGGGGAgagcgtcgccgcccactTGTTCTGGCCCTTCCACACGAGCGTCAGCGTCGCCGGGAgcacggcggccgagatgagcACGCCCATCAGCACGTAGAGGTAACCCATCGAGATGCCGTTGTAATACAGGCCCACCGAGACGGAGCTGATGACGAGAGCGTACACGACGACCACCACGTGCGACATGTAGATGAGGCGCTTGCCGCTGGCGTCGGGCTTGAAGTACGTCCGGTAGACGTCGTACGTGAAGATGGACGACACGGCGATGAGctccgccgacgatgccgacgtgACGGCCATGAAGACCATCAGCAGcgtcgccgcggcgccgcccttgccaAGGAGGGCCACCGCCGCATAGGGAAGCGCAAGCCCGGCCgagacctcggcctcggtcatGCGCGCGGGGAAGGTCGGGAAGCGCGGGTTCGACTCGAGCGCAAGCGCAGAGAGGCCCatggtcgtcgccgtcagcCAGGGGATCGCGAACCACGAGAGGCCGCCGATAATGTAGCCGGGAAGCGCGTGGACCGGCGACgccgcgatggccttgtTGTAGTATCCGTTATCCAGGAAGACAGTGCCGAAGTTTCCCACTGCGGAGCTGCTTAGAACATCGAATCACACCAGATTCGGAACGGCGACGGTACTTACCAAtgttgatgacgaagaaCTCGACGCCGCCTTGCGACTTCATGGTCAGGTAGGATCCCTCGGCGTTGCCCGAGACCGGGTGTCTgagcgcggcctcgacgaggaggtcgtaCACCTTGGAGGGGCTGCCGAGCACATCGGAGCTGGCGTAGGCAGTC
This window contains:
- a CDS encoding Putative peptidase S10, serine carboxypeptidase, serine carboxypeptidase, serine active, which translates into the protein MVRLASLAVSGLALFTRIASAVATQKDVESPEFATFSVPEHPHHAIRIKEQSDELCDAGSRQWTGWLDTGGKHLFFWYFESLNDPQKDPLSLWMTGGPGGSGLVGLMLELGPCLINENGTGTVHNPHAWNSNSSMIFVDQPAGTGLSYSDKDVTPPATSYTAAEDMNIFLRIFYKAFLHLDALPFHIVGESYGGHYIPALGAEIIRYNTGSPAPAFKVPLASVMIGNGYVSPADTTWGFYETLCTTKPGVPEPVFNVTSCASIAAALPRCMYLEEACYKYPDPIICRAAGDFCFDRIDWLYYQDVKKGGRNPFDITRPCEVENICYGAGSAIETYINSDRVRAALEVPDEANGGGGGGGRKNFTLISEDVNRAFELAGDMFLSTEAQVRYLLESGVDVLVYNGDLDLACNSAGNARWTDKLSWAGQVEFSTSGMEPWFAVRDGERVRAGRWKQVAKPAVRAGAGGRRTRFAFVTVEASGHMVPLDQPEVGLQMVRNWLFGDFGEAVGVAVEVGLADEDEYVFVEL
- a CDS encoding Putative sodium/solute symporter, sodium/glucose symporter superfamily; this translates as MVWLSAEIEGIHIYTHGPGPKHAGSLLRYHTLSQSDSPTNRPKMVTAALNQGVGYGIVLGVGFLFAIGMIATTYVLRRYNRELQTSENFTTAGRTVKSGLVGSAVVSSWTWAATLLQSSGVCYRYGVSGPFWYASGATVQILLFATLAIELKRRAPNAHTFLEVIKARYGTATHLVFIVFGLMTNILVTLMLIVGGAATVNALTGMHTVAAIYLLPVGVVAYTLVGGLKATFLTDWVHTFILLIIIIIFSLTAYASSDVLGSPSKVYDLLVEAALRHPVSGNAEGSYLTMKSQGGVEFFVINIVGNFGTVFLDNGYYNKAIAASPVHALPGYIIGGLSWFAIPWLTATTMGLSALALESNPRFPTFPARMTEAEVSAGLALPYAAVALLGKGGAAATLLMVFMAVTSASSAELIAVSSIFTYDVYRTYFKPDASGKRLIYMSHVVVVVYALVISSVSVGLYYNGISMGYLYVLMGVLISAAVLPATLTLVWKGQNKWAATLSPIFGTAFAIIGWLVTAKKTCGVLDIACTGSNNPMLAGNVIALLSPIVLIPVFTLAFGIDKYDWKSMMAIRRGDDHELASAAGLDLEEIPGHQETQAAFEREQTMLSRAFKISVSMTAFLTIAMLILWPMPMYGSGYIFSKPFFTGWVVVGILWIFCSFFAVGLFPIFEGRATLVHTVKSMISGKRPTRHHTVTHGEEEEEAKEKTSPGGVAPEKKDVGGETVPL